CGGTGGTTGCTCCGGTTTTCAGTACGGCTTCACGTTCGATGAGGAAGTGAATGAAGACGATACGACCATGGAAAAGAATGGCGTGACCTTGCTGATTGACCCGATGAGCTACCAATATCTTGTTGGTGCCGAAATTGATTACTCCGAAGGGCTTGAGGGATCGCAGTTTGTGATTCGCAATCCGAATGCGTCATCAACCTGTGGGTGCGGTTCTTCTTTTTCGGCTTAGGACTCTTCTGGGCGAAAACAAAGGCGACTTAGGTCGCCTTTGTTTTTTCAGAAAGCGCTTGACTGCGATTTTAGTGTGTATATAATTCGCCCTCTTCGCTGCTGCCGGGGTTTCCGGCGGAAGGGAAGAAGAAGTTGGTAGGAAAAAAGAAGTGAGAAAGTGCTTGACGAGATGTAGGAAGTGCTTCATAATCTCGCTTCTCTGCTGCAGACGAATCGAAAGAAACGGCGCGGTAGCGATCTTTAAAAATTTGAACAACCGATAGGTGTGGGTGCCTTGATGCGAAGCGACGCAAGTCGCAAAAAAGTATTAAGGCAATCACACGGATGGAGAGATCCATCGAGGTAGAAGTAAAAATTCTACCGTCAGTGAATTGCGAGTGTTTTGGATTGAACTGAAGAGTTTGATCCTGGCTCAGATTGAACGCTGGCGGCATGCCTTACACATGCAAGTCGAACGGTAACAGGGAGCTTGCTCCGCTGACGAGTGGCGAACGGGTGAGTAATGTATCGGAACGTACCTTTCAGTGGGGGATAACGTAGCGAAAGTTACGCTAATACCGCATATTCTGTGAGCAGGAAAGCAGGGGACCTTCGGGCCTTGCGCTGATTGAGCGGCTGATATCAGATTAGCTAGTTGGTGAGGTAAAGGCTCACCAAGGCGACGATCTGTAGCGGGTCTGAGAGGATGATCCGCCACACTGGAACTGAGACACGGTCCAGACTCCTACGGGAGGCAGCAGTGGGGAATTTTGGACAATGGGGGCAACCCTGATCCAGCCATGCCGCGTGAGTGAAGAAGGCCTTCGGGTTGTAAAGCTCTTTCGGCCGGGAAAAAATCGCATGGGCTAATACCCTGTGTGGATGATGGTACCGGAATAAGAAGCACCGGCTAACTACGTGCCAGCAGCCGCGGTAATACGTAGGGTGCGAGCGTTAATCGGAATTACTGGGCGTAAAGCGTGCGCAGGCGGTTTTTTAAGACAGGCGTGAAATCCCCGGGCTCAACCTGGGAACTGCGCTTGTGACTGGAAGGCTAGAGTACGGCAGAGGGGGGTGGAATTCCACGTGTAGCAGTGAAATGCGTAGAGATGTGGAGGAACACCAATGGCGAAGGCAGCCCCCTGGGTCGATACTGACGCTCATGCACGAAAGCGTGGGGAGCAAACAGGATTAGATACCCTGGTAGTCCACGCCCTAAACGATGTCAACTAGGTGTTGGGTGGGTAAAACCATTTAGTACCGGAGCTAACGCGTGAAGTTGACCGCCTGGGGAGTACGGCCGCAAGGTTAAAACTCAAAGGAATTGACGGGGACCCGCACAAGCGGTGGATGATGTGGATTAATTCGATGCAACGCGAAAAACCTTACCTACCCTTGACATGTTCAGAATCCCGAAGAGATTTGGGAGTGCCCGAAAGGGAGCTGGAACACAGGTGCTGCATGGCTGTCGTCAGCTCGTGTCGTGAGATGTTGGGTTAAGTCCCGCAACGAGCGCAACCCTTGTCGTTAATTGCCATCATTTAGTTGGGCACTTTAACGAGACTGCCGGTGACAAACCGGAGGAAGGTGGGGATGACGTCAAGTCCTCATGGCCCTTATGGGTAGGGCTTCACACGTCATACAATGGTCGGTACAGAGGGTTGCCAAGCCGCGAGGTGGAGCCAATCCCAGAAAGCCGATCGTAGTCCGGATCGTAGGCTGCAACTCGCCTGCGTGAAGTCGGAATCGCTAGTAATCGCGGATCAGCATGTCGCGGTGAATACGTTCCCGGGTCTTGTACACACCGCCCGTCACACCATGGGAGCGGGTTCCGCCAGAAGTAGGTAGCCTAACCGCAAGGGGGGCGCTTACCACGGCGGGGTTCGTGACTGGGGTGAAGTCGTAACAAGGTAGCCGTAGGGGAACCTGCGGCTGGATCACCTCCTTTCTAGAGAAAGCATCTCTGGCACCCACAACCTATCGGTTGTTCAGTAGTGGCAACAGACGAGGGTCTGTAGCTCAGTCGGTTAGAGCACCGTCTTGATAAGGCGGGGGTCGTTGGTTCGATTCCAACCAGACCCACCAACGTCTAAACACGGGGGATTAGCTCAGCTGGGAGAGCACCTGCTTTGCAAGCAGGGGGTCAACGGTTCGATCCCGTTATCCTCCACCAAAACCTAAAGATAAGCATGGGTGTTTATCTTTGGCTTTTGGAAACGAAATGCCACGCTCTTTAACAAATTGGAAGAAGGTTGTATTGCTGATGCTGATGAGGCATTGGCAGTACGTTGTGATTGCATCGATCGTTATTTCTTAGTCGGGATAACGGTCGCACAAAGATTTGCCTGTAGCCGCTCTCGCGAGAGAGGACAAGGTTATAGGATCAAGCGACTAAGTGCATGTGGTGGATGCCTTGGCGATCACAGGCGATGAAGGACGTGCAAGCCTGCGAAAAGCGGGGGGGAGCTGGCAATGAAGCTTTGATCCCCCGATATCCGAATGGGGAAACCCGGCCAGCAATGGTCATCTTTATCTGAATACATAGGATATTGAAGCGAACCCGGTGAACTGAAACATCTAAGTAGCCGGAGGAAAAGAAATCAACCGAGATTCCCCTAGTAGTGGCGAGCGAACGGGGAAGAGCCTGCTAGTGATAGCGGAACTGTTAGAAGAACGGAATGGAAAGTCCGGCCGTAGTGGGTGATAGCCCCGTATTCGAAAACAGATCCGTGGTACTAAGTTAGCGAAAAGTAGGGCGGGGCACGTGAAACCTTGTCTGAACATGGGGGGACCATCCTCCAAGGCTAAATACTCGTGATCGACCGATAGTGAACCAGTACCGTGAGGGAAAGGCGAAAAGAACCCGGGAGGGGAGTGAAATAGAACCTGAAACCGCATGCATACAAACAGTGGGAGCCTCCTTGTGGGGTGACTGCGTACCTTTTGTATAATGGGTCAGCGACTTACGTTGTGTTGCGAGCTTAACCGAATAGGGGAGGCGTAGCGAAAGCGAGTCTGATAAGGGCGTTTAGTAGCACGGCGTAGACCCGAAACCGGATGATCTATCCATGGCCAGGATGAAGGTGCCGTAACAGGTACTGGAGGTCCGAACCCACTAACGTTGAAAAGTTAGGGGATGAGCTGTGGATAGGGGTGAAAGGCTAAACAAATCCGGAAATAGCTGGTTCTCCCCGAAAACTATTTAGGTAGTGCGTCTTGTATCACTTACGGGGGTAAAGCACTGTTATGGCTAGGGGGTCATCGCGACTTACCAAACCATGGCAAACTCTGAATACCGTAAAGTGCGAGCAAGGCAGACAGACAGTGGGTGCTAACGTCCATTGTCAAGAGGGAAACAACCCAGACCGCCAGCTAAGGTCCCCAAGACATGGTTAAGTGGGAAACGAAGTGGGAAGGCATAGACAGCTAGGAGGTTGGCTTAGAAGCAGCCATCCTTTAAAGAAAGCGTAATAGCTCACTAGTCGAGTCGTCCTGCGCGGAAGATGTAACGGGGCTCAAACCATGCACCGAAGCTGCGGATATCGAAAGATATGGTAGGGGAGCGTTCTGTAGGTCTGTGAAGGTGACTTGAGAAGGTTGCTGGAGATATCAGAAGTGCGAATGCTGACATGAGTAGCGATAAAGGGAGTGAAAAGCTCCCTCGCCGAAAGCCCAAGGTTTCCTACGCAACGTTCATCGGCGTAGGGTGAGTCGGCCCCTAAGGCGAGGCAGAAATGCGTAGTCGATGGGAAACAGGTCAATATTCCTGTACCGATTCTAGATGCGATGTGGGGACGGAGAAGGTTAGGTCAGCCATCTGTTGGAATAGGTGGTTTAAGCGTGTAGGAGTGTCCCGTAGGCAAATCCGCGGGAATTATCTGAGGCGTGACGACGAGGTGCTACGGCACTGAAGTGATTGATACCAAGCTTCCAGGAAAAGCCACTAAGCTTCAGTCTAGAATTGACCGTACCGCAAACCGACACAGGTGGGCAGGATGAAAATTCTAAGGCGCTTGAGAGAACTCAGGAGAAGGAACTCGGCAAATTAACACCGTAACTTCGGGAGAAGGTGTGCCCCGGTAGGGTATAAGGCCTCGCGCCGAAAGCCCGATGGGGTTGCAGTGAAATGGTGGCTGCGACTGTTTAATAAAAACACAGCACTCTGCAAACACGAAAGTGGACGTATAGGGTGTGACGCCTGCCCGGTGCCGGAAGGTTAATTGATGGGGTGCAAGCTCTTGATCGAAGCCCCGGTAAACGGCGGCCGTAACTATAACGGTCCTAAGGTAGCGAAATTCCTTGTCGGGTAAGTTCCGACCTGCACGAATGGCGTAACGATGGCCACACTGTCTCCTCCTGAGACTCAGCGAAGTTGAAATGTTTGTGAAGATGCAATCTCCCCGCGGCAAGACGGAAAGACCCCATGAACCTTTACTGTAGCTTTGCATTGGACTTTGAACCGGTCTGTGTAGGATAGGTGGGAGGCTGTGAAACCGGGACGCTAGTCTCGGTGGAGCCGACCTTGAAATACCACCCTGGTTTGTTTGAGGTTCTAACCTTGATCCGTGAATCCGGATCGGGGACCGTGCATGGTGGGCAGTTTGACTGGGGCGGTCTCCTCCCAAAAGGTAACGGAGGAGTACGAAGGTACGCTTAGGGCGGTCGGACATCGCCCATAAAGTGCAATGGCAAAAGCGTGCTTGACTGCGAGACCCACAAGTCGAGCAGGTGCGAAAGCAGGTCATAGTGATCCGGTGGTTCTGTATGGAAGGGCCATCGCTCAACGGATAAAAGGTACTCTGGGGATAACAGGCTGATACCGCCCAAGAGTTCATATCGACGGCGGTGTTTGGCACCTCGATGTCGGCTCATCACATCCTGGGGCTGTAGCCGGTCCCAAGGGTATGGCTGTTCGCCATTTAAAGTGGTACGTGAGCTGGGTTTAAAACGTCGTGAGACAGTTTGGTCCCTATCTGCCGTGGGCGCTGGAAATTTGAAGGGGGCTGCTCCTAGTACGAGAGGACCGGAGTGGACGAACCTCTGGTGTACCGGTTATGACGCCAGTCGTATCGCCGGGTAGCTATGTTCGGAAGAGATAAACGCTGAAAGCATCTAAGCGTGAAACTCGCCTTAAGATAAGATTTCCCGGAGTCTTGAACTCCTTGAAGGGTCGTCGAAGACCACGACGTTGATAGGTCAGGTGTGGAAGCGCAGTAATGCGTTAAGCTAACTGATACTAATTGCCCGTAAGGCTTGATCCTATAACCTTGTTTATACAAGCAAATCCGCAGTCACAACAAAACAACCTTCCTCCCAATTTGGCTTGGCGCTAATCAGCGACAAGCACACAAGTTACGCTTGGCGGCAATAGCCTTCTGGACCCACCCCTTCCCTTCCCGAACAGGACCGTGAAACAGAATCGCGCCGATGATAGTGAGCTTCCGCTCGCGAAAGTAGGTCACCGCCAGGCTCCCATTCAAAGCCCTCGTTACCAACGTAACGAGGGCTTTATGCTTTGCTGCTCTATATCCGCGAATCGCATCGCTTTTGAAACTACAGTAAAGAGTCTTCCCTACACCCTACGGCAACCTCCCGGATAAAATTAGGGGCTAGAGGTGGGATTCAGTGGGTTTTCGATGAACTTTATAAGTTGTTCAGCAAAGAGTTCTCGTTGCCATTGATGTGGCGAGTGGTCGGTGCCTTCGTAAATATAGAGGATGGCATTCGGGATTTGCTTGGCAACGAAATGAGCGGTTTCTCGACTATAAAAATTGCTTTGGCCGCCATAAACCAGCATTGATGGAATGTCGATCGTTGAGAGCACCGTTCGATAATCCGCAGCTGTCAGGCTTTTCCAGCATTCAATCAAAGGGGCTGGATTTTGAGTGCGCAAAGATTGGCGAGATTTCTCCCAGCCGATAGCTCCGGCAAGATACTTTTCCTTGGCTCGCTCGTTCAAGCCAAATGCAGTTAATTTCAAGACACCTTCAGCAAAATCTTCTTCAAGCCAAGTCATCATTTGATCGGCTTTTGATTGGTCGAATGCGCCGTATACGCCAAATTTCCAAGTGTTATCGGTGAGTAGTTTTGGGGATTGATCGATAAAGCACAGCTTGTTTAGACGGGCGGTTCCGTAATCACGGATATATTGCCAAAGCGTTAAAGCACCCATGGAGTGTCCAACTGCAGCTACACCCTCCAACTGGTAATGGGCCATCATGTTTTCCAGATCTCGTGCCATGCGCTCAGCTGTTGGCGCGGCTTTGCCTGAAATTTCATGGCCTCCATGCCCTCTGGCATCCCAGCGATATACCCGGTGCTTCTTATTGAGGGTTTCAAGGAAAGGGAACCATTCCTGATGACTGGAAGTCCAGCCATGTAGCATGACGAGCGGCGTGCCTTCGCCGGAAATTTTCACATGAATCTTGGCGCCATCGTCGGCAAAAAAATGGGACATGTCTGAGATCGGTGTTGTAGTCCGGGAAGTATAATCCGCCAATCAATACGCCAAGGTATGGAAATGTTCGATTTCAGAGATTACGGAAATGGAATTGTTGCCTTTGACGCAGGTTATGTCAGGCCAATTCTGGCTGCAATTCACATGGTCATTGAAGAGAATCGTGTTGCTTTTATCGATACAGGTAGTAACGATGCTCTTCCAAATGCGCTGGCTGCTTTGGAGGCTGTCGGTCTTGATGCTGCCGCGGTCGACTACGTTATTTTGACGCATATTCACCTTGATCACGCCGGTGGTGCAGGCTGTCTGATGCAGGCGTTTCCTAATGCAAAACTGGTGGTCCATCCACGGGGAGCCCGGCACATGGCGGCGCCAGAGAAACTGGTCGCCGGGGTTTGTGCCGTGTATGGCCCGGAATACGTCCAGCGGGTTTATGGAGAAATTATTCCTGTTGCTGCCGAGCGAATTGTTGAGGCGGCAGATGGTCACACCGTGTCCTTGGCTGGGCGTCAGTTGATTTGCCTCGATACGCCGGGGCATGCGCGCCATCATATTTGTATCGTTGATCAAAAAACCAGCGGCATCTTTACGGGAGACATGTTTGGTCTGTCCTACCGTGAGCTGGATGTCGATGGGCGTCAGTTCATTTTTCCAACGACAACGCCAACACAGTTCGATCCGGATGAAATGCGTCAGTCGATTCAGCGCTTGCTGGCCTGTGAGCCAGAAGCAATGTATTTGACGCACTACAGTCGAGTCGATCAGGTGCTCGAAAAGGGGGCTGAGTTGCTACGGCACCTTGATGCGCTGATTGCACTTGCGCTTGCCGAAAAAGACGCTGGCTCGCTTCGTCAGGGCAAAATCAAGGAAGCCATGACGACTTATCTGTTGAGCCAGATTCGTGCTCACGGTTGTTGTCTGCCCGAGGCGACCTTGCTGGATATCTGGGGAACCGATCTTGAGCTGAATGCCCAAGGATTAGTGGTTTGGCTGGACAGTCTGCCTGATTAAACCAGGCGGCGACGCCAGAAAAGTATCAGCATCACGACTGCGATGGCTGCCATCAAGCCCAGGGCATACAGGTAGCCGCCGCCAAGCTCCAGCCAGGGCATGCTGCGAAAGTTCATGCCGAAGATGCCGGCTATCAGTGTGGCCGGCATGAAAATAGTCGCAACGACGGTCAGCGTTCTTACTTCGAGATTCACTCGATGGCTGACTGTCGTCAAATAAACGTCCAGCAGCCCGCTGGCTTGGTCGCGGAGGTCTTCAAGCGACTCCAGAATGTGCACCGTATGGTCATATACGTCGCGGATGTACAGGGCGAC
The sequence above is drawn from the Dechloromonas sp. TW-R-39-2 genome and encodes:
- the erpA gene encoding iron-sulfur cluster insertion protein ErpA, with translation MSAVVENISPFVFTDSAANKVKELIEEEGNPSLKLRVFVTGGGCSGFQYGFTFDEEVNEDDTTMEKNGVTLLIDPMSYQYLVGAEIDYSEGLEGSQFVIRNPNASSTCGCGSSFSA
- a CDS encoding alpha/beta fold hydrolase; amino-acid sequence: MSHFFADDGAKIHVKISGEGTPLVMLHGWTSSHQEWFPFLETLNKKHRVYRWDARGHGGHEISGKAAPTAERMARDLENMMAHYQLEGVAAVGHSMGALTLWQYIRDYGTARLNKLCFIDQSPKLLTDNTWKFGVYGAFDQSKADQMMTWLEEDFAEGVLKLTAFGLNERAKEKYLAGAIGWEKSRQSLRTQNPAPLIECWKSLTAADYRTVLSTIDIPSMLVYGGQSNFYSRETAHFVAKQIPNAILYIYEGTDHSPHQWQRELFAEQLIKFIENPLNPTSSP
- a CDS encoding MBL fold metallo-hydrolase, whose protein sequence is MFDFRDYGNGIVAFDAGYVRPILAAIHMVIEENRVAFIDTGSNDALPNALAALEAVGLDAAAVDYVILTHIHLDHAGGAGCLMQAFPNAKLVVHPRGARHMAAPEKLVAGVCAVYGPEYVQRVYGEIIPVAAERIVEAADGHTVSLAGRQLICLDTPGHARHHICIVDQKTSGIFTGDMFGLSYRELDVDGRQFIFPTTTPTQFDPDEMRQSIQRLLACEPEAMYLTHYSRVDQVLEKGAELLRHLDALIALALAEKDAGSLRQGKIKEAMTTYLLSQIRAHGCCLPEATLLDIWGTDLELNAQGLVVWLDSLPD